The genomic segment GCTTACAAGTCCACTTATGTAGTCAAAGACACACTTAACACCAGTAGGGAAGTCCAGAGGCAAGATTGTCATTTTGGAAAGAAATGAGTTTAGGTGATGCAGAGCTCTTCTGAACTGTTGTCTCTCTGCAGGGCTGTGTCCATACCTGTCAGGGAACAGGAGCTCAAACCCCCCTGCCTTTGTAGcaaaatgtttacattttagatttatttctgcaacaacacacacagtcatcataAATTGTAAGCAAGCTAGTTACAGTGCCTCCTAAAGACATGATTGACATCAGGGAAAGAGGGTAGACCATTAGCTGATCATTGATgttgaaaatgtatgtaaaactGCTGGTTAACTAGCTCTATATATTTGTTTTACTGATTGTGATGTGTCTTCAATGCCCTTAAATAATAATGTCAGAATATAGCCTAATAGCCAAAATCTTCTAACTCGTGATATATGACTGGTTTGCTGGCTGGCTAGTGGCTTGCGTGAATAATATGGTGGGTAGCTAGAATCTAGATTACCTTTGTTTATTGCTTAATTTGCAAAGCAGAAGCTGCCGGAACAAATTTAGCAAGAGAGGGCAGTGACCTGGGGAGCTCTGAGGTACCATAACGCATGAAAAATAAACTATAAAAtaaactatctctggaagatggccaccgagagagaggagctatccaggaagaaccactaaaacggtgacaatcccgtgactttttgttgtagtttaaagatattcctattgtgttcctgtttcatctggagaagatgtatgtttttccttggaagattttcattgattatgttggagtgtttgtgttgaccaaatgccctcaatagagaactgtgttcaatcaagaaaacctgctcctgactcgtttattccaccttcccgctttagagtgatgcccaattacttggtccgctcacataggttatgggattgtgtttAGTGAAatattctaggtaagtctatggttgcctagagtggttctcaatcagaggcaggtgtttatcattgtctctgattgggaaccatatttaggcagccatattctttgggtgattgttcctgtctctgttttccACCAGTTAGGTctgttgggtttttcacgtttcttgtttttgtatattagCGTGCTATGCTTGTTTTTGTatgtataaagataaccacgctgcattttggtcctcctctctttcaccagaagaaaaccgtaacacgaTGTCCTGAGAATGggcaactgcatgtcttgtgggccctggggtcatccttatgacatgttgtgctgccatcctgccctggttgtcatctggtgacaaggaccatgttatGTTGCTGTTCTTTGAAAATAATTTATCTTTCAGCTTGGGGgatttcttcatctgaagatgatgcatcgtgctctgggttgtattcttcatctgtagatgatgcatcgtgcactgggttgtattcttcatctgtagatgatgcgtcgtgctctgggttgtcttcttcttcatctgtagatgatgcgtCGTGCTTTgtgttgtattcttcttcatctgaagatgatgcgtcgtgctctgggttgtattcttccccatcttcagatacctcttctaaatcattgttctcttgttcctcctggacatcAGAAAAAATTTGATCTACGACCTGTTGGGCACTGAAATGTGGACTCatggcttcagcaaagagagaactggggtgactgtcatctgcagcacctttatagcctctgactgcattccccattagtaaacaatactttcaagaaatgtttattttgtctgaaatgGTTTTTATTTTCTCTGTGAACTTGAGTCATGTGTGGGGTCGTGGAGGGGAGATGCTGCACATGCACAATAAAGTTTTAGTTCTGTCTGAGTTCACTCAGCAGCACACcaaatctctctgtgtgtgtgtttgtgtctttgtgGTGTAAATTATTTAATAACTGCCAGGTGAAAAAtgaccctggtggtgtacagctttcatggaaatatgaacaaagccCATGTTCAACTTTAGAAAGTTGGGTCACTCCAGGAAAAGTCATCACATTTCAAGTTGAAAAAAGCTAATTTAGGAGTTTTTCTCTGCTGTTTAACATAGTGGAGGGTAATTTTtgacccttaagacaacacaagggttaagcAACAGGTTTAATATAAAATGTTTACATTGCATTTTTAGAAGCACTATAAATGAAAGACAAGCTTGTTGACAGCACAACTTCTTGGCGTGTCACACTTCTTTGTCACACGTTACTTGGTGTGAACTCCCAACCACAAGTACCTGTTTCAAGAACAGAAGTTGTAACTTATTACACATTGTGAGGTATTGACTACCATGTAGTTTGAGAACAAGGGATTTTTGGTCCATCTGTCAGTGTCAGCAGTACTGACTTGAGTAAAAACGATCATCTTCCACAAGTATCAACATCTGTTGCGGGTCATCACATTCAGTCATTTTATTACACAGATTTATTTGACGGAGAAAATATTAATTCACACAAATACTGACCAAATTAACTTACCAAAGTCTAAATGTAGAGGAAAAATTGTTGACTTTTTCGAGAATGAAATGAATGAGTCACAGCAGGTCACAGGTCACTTCTTTGATTGCTTCATTGCTCGCATCAATTTTACCCAGGAGGGGATTGTATTCATTTTGTTTTTGCTGTGGTCTGTGGGGCGCTGCCTGTGCACATTCCTCTCCGCTATGCTCTTATGCCTATCATAAATCCTCTTTACAATATGAAAACAGTTTGAACTACAGTTTGGGATGTTAGTTTGACCTTCGCACAGTGACCACAATACACTATTGGCTGACACACCTTTCATTTAAAGCTTCCAGACAACAGAAATGTCAATAATTAGACTCAGAGTATAAACACACGTTTTAACCTGAATGCCCATAATGTTACTATTCCTACAACATCAGTGTCTTCCTAGTTATGTTTCCTTAGGACGACTTTGAATGTTTGTTTGTATGATGTCATCAAAAAGGGCATGAAACATCACATTAGTTTTATGCAAAGTAAGTACACTCTATGGTCAATCATTTCACTTTCATGGTCTCTCTTTGACTGTCTGTTGGTCTCTCTTTGACTGTCTCTTTTTACAGGGAGACATTGTCTGGTTTATATTCAAAAGGAACGATTCAATTAAATATTGTGCACTTTGAAGTTACACATTCTAACAATCCAATATTTTACATTGATAGTGCTTTCTAATGTCTCACCAGGGGTCTTCACACCTCCATAACAAAGCATGCAAGGGTAAGTACACTGTGAAAAAGATTAGTTTACAAAACTTTTTATATGTAACTATATTATCTTTTATTCTGTTATCCATATCATGTTTTCACAGCAACAATATATGTAAAAATCATAAATGAATACTTTAAACAATGTTAAATATGTACAAAGCCTTTATTAATTTAAAACCCCTCATTAACAATATATTATATAACAATTATAAATGAGTATTTGATCTCAAATAGACACTCGTACAACTACATGGATGCCTAAAAAGAAAGAAAGCATTACATTTACAGTATGATATTGCAGCTGAGTTTACAGGAAATGTTCACATTCATTCACTTGTTCACTAACATTGAAATAGAGAAACATTGATATTATGGTTTTAAACAAAAGTTACAAAATACTTAAAAATTGTTATACCATTGTACAATATACAATACAAAATGAGACAGTAATTAATGTTAACAAAGTCTAAACTACATGCAGTGCATCTTCCTAGCATTCCTTACATGATGCATGATGTCATCTTGATGTGTTTATTTGACACTAGTCTTTAAGTTTGATGGTCTGTCTCATCTACTCAATCAGTGCATCCACATAATGTTCACTCATCACTTGTCTTTTTACTGCTTTACAAAGCTACATGTGGTTAAAATGTCTACCCTTGAGTCTATGGGCTTCCTGCCACGTCTGGGTTTACAGCCATTTTGATCTGTCCATACACCACCGTCTCTGTGTCTGGGGGCCTCTGCTTCCTTGCTTGATTTATTTTCACATCAGCGTAAACAACAACCTCGTCACAGCGTTCTGAAATATGAAAAGAAAGCTATTGTACAATCTGGACATTAAACAACATGTCATGTTTATTCAACATTTTAAACGTTCTGGACAAGAAACTAAATTGCCTAGAAAATTGTACCTGAATTATCAAATCTGGATCTTTGTTTCTTGCATAGATGGTTAATACCAACAAACAGTGCAAGAAGTGTGAGAGTTCCAACAGTCAGAGCCACAGACACTGTCACAGCTACTGAAGGAAACTGGGAAGAGACAACTAGAAAGAAAACATCAGAACACAACACTTGTTGACCATGTAAATGAAACAGAGTTGTACTCTTCATTCAAAAGGTGGGAATGAAGTAAGCTGTCCTGAGATTACCTGGACAGGCCAAGGAGAGATCAATAGTGGAGTTGCTGCTGTTAACTTTATTCTGAAccatacaggtcagagttccTGTCACATCACTCTTCAGTGTGATGACACTGTTCTGGTAGTGGTCATAGGCTAGACTCCTGGTCAGATTCTGGCCATTCAGGGTCCAGCTGTACTGAAGACCATCTCTATCTGAGGAGCATGTGACCACGGTCTCTCCATGAGGCAGACAGAGGTGAGACAACACTGGCTCTGACACCGGGgctgacagacacaaacacaagaGATCACTCAAAT from the Oncorhynchus tshawytscha isolate Ot180627B linkage group LG33, Otsh_v2.0, whole genome shotgun sequence genome contains:
- the LOC112230584 gene encoding hepatocyte cell adhesion molecule-like; its protein translation is MDPVITIVLVVAAAAAQVNAMACNLSHKNGTHHCYGALGESLSLHLAADSSNEEIQLKKDFTRILHFKTGEDWKSKLHQDYVNRSEFFNNGTLRWDRVIEEDSGDYQLEIHNSEGKLVRKVNMLLEIQAPVSEPVLSHLCLPHGETVVTCSSDRDGLQYSWTLNGQNLTRSLAYDHYQNSVITLKSDVTGTLTCMVQNKVNSSNSTIDLSLACPVVSSQFPSVAVTVSVALTVGTLTLLALFVGINHLCKKQRSRFDNSERCDEVVVYADVKINQARKQRPPDTETVVYGQIKMAVNPDVAGSP